A genome region from Alistipes dispar includes the following:
- a CDS encoding S9 family peptidase → MKKIILTMAIAVAGLGACDKRPQPLTIDNALTAEEIAAGVLTPEVMWKMSRAGGASLSPDGRTLLYQQTDYSMAENRGVTTIRVEDLATKTVTPLTDFSSNSLSPRWSADGGKIYFLSDRSGSMQVWEMDAAGGSVRQLSDFDRDVEGFGISPRGDKAWYVQRVQVAARRSADIHKDMPESRARIYDDLMVRHWDYWDEGEHMHLFVGDFGPEGLRPGTDIVGADAAWDVPLAPYFDMAEIAWNNAGTQLAYTCKPLTGTAYAVSTDSDIFVYDLADGRTHNICKPFDGKARYNAAAGHKPAMPGYDKYPVWSPDDRKIAFLSQRRAGNESDKSRLFLYDCRTHAMQDLTEDFDYNAMNVLWEGNDRLWFIAPIEATHQICRIAPDEGEVEVVTKGDHDIAAFTMAGEQIVAELSTISSAAEFYTVNPADGALTQISEINRAIYDRIRMGEVRKRWVETTDGKQMLTWVILPPDFDPAKKYPTLLYCQGGPQSVVSNGWSYRWNYQLMAAQGYVVVAPNRRGLPSFGQEWLDQISGDYSGQNIRDYLSAIDDVAREPWADETRMGCVGASYGGYSVYFLAGHHDKRFKAFIAHCGIFDFDSMYGETEELWFVNNDYGGSYWDKENPTAMRSYANSPHKFADRWDTPILIITGERDYRIPYTQSLEAFTAARVRGIPARLVEFQDEAHQVFKPQNSLVWNREFFGWLDKYVK, encoded by the coding sequence ATGAAAAAAATCATCCTGACGATGGCTATTGCAGTTGCGGGGCTGGGCGCGTGCGACAAGCGGCCGCAACCCCTTACGATCGACAATGCGCTGACGGCCGAAGAGATCGCGGCCGGCGTGCTGACGCCCGAGGTCATGTGGAAGATGAGCCGCGCGGGCGGCGCATCGCTCTCGCCCGACGGACGGACGCTCCTCTACCAGCAGACCGACTATTCGATGGCCGAGAACCGCGGCGTGACGACGATCCGCGTCGAGGACCTCGCCACGAAGACCGTCACCCCGCTCACGGACTTCTCGTCCAACAGCCTCTCCCCGCGCTGGAGCGCCGACGGAGGCAAAATCTACTTCCTCTCCGACCGCAGCGGTTCGATGCAGGTCTGGGAGATGGATGCCGCGGGCGGCAGCGTCCGCCAGCTCTCGGACTTCGACCGCGACGTGGAGGGCTTCGGCATCAGTCCCCGCGGCGACAAGGCGTGGTACGTGCAGCGCGTGCAGGTCGCCGCCCGCCGCTCGGCCGACATCCACAAGGACATGCCCGAATCCCGGGCGCGCATCTACGACGACCTGATGGTCCGCCACTGGGACTACTGGGACGAGGGCGAACACATGCACCTGTTCGTGGGCGACTTCGGTCCCGAAGGGCTGCGCCCCGGCACAGACATCGTGGGCGCCGACGCGGCGTGGGACGTGCCGCTGGCCCCCTACTTCGACATGGCCGAAATCGCCTGGAACAACGCCGGGACGCAACTGGCCTACACCTGCAAGCCGCTGACGGGCACGGCCTACGCCGTCTCGACCGACTCGGACATCTTCGTTTACGACCTGGCCGACGGCAGAACGCACAACATCTGCAAGCCGTTCGACGGCAAAGCACGCTACAACGCCGCGGCCGGGCACAAGCCCGCCATGCCCGGCTACGACAAATACCCCGTCTGGTCGCCCGACGACCGGAAGATCGCCTTCCTCTCGCAGCGGCGGGCCGGCAACGAATCGGACAAGTCGCGCCTGTTCCTCTACGACTGCCGGACGCACGCGATGCAGGACCTCACCGAGGATTTCGACTACAACGCCATGAACGTCCTCTGGGAGGGGAACGACCGGCTGTGGTTCATCGCCCCGATCGAGGCCACGCACCAGATCTGCCGCATCGCCCCCGACGAGGGCGAGGTCGAGGTCGTGACGAAGGGCGACCACGACATCGCGGCCTTCACGATGGCCGGGGAGCAGATCGTGGCCGAGCTCTCGACCATCTCCTCCGCCGCGGAGTTCTACACGGTGAACCCCGCGGACGGTGCGCTGACGCAGATTTCGGAGATCAACCGGGCGATCTACGACCGGATCCGCATGGGCGAGGTGCGGAAACGGTGGGTCGAGACCACCGACGGCAAGCAGATGCTCACGTGGGTGATCCTGCCGCCCGACTTCGACCCGGCGAAGAAATACCCCACGCTGCTCTACTGTCAGGGCGGCCCGCAGAGCGTCGTGTCGAACGGCTGGAGCTATCGCTGGAACTATCAACTGATGGCTGCGCAGGGCTACGTCGTCGTGGCGCCGAACCGCCGCGGCCTGCCCTCGTTCGGCCAGGAGTGGCTCGACCAGATCTCGGGCGACTACTCGGGACAGAACATCCGCGACTACCTCTCGGCCATCGACGACGTGGCGCGCGAGCCGTGGGCCGATGAAACGCGCATGGGATGCGTCGGCGCCTCGTACGGCGGCTATTCGGTCTATTTCTTGGCCGGACACCACGACAAGCGCTTCAAGGCCTTCATCGCCCACTGCGGCATCTTCGACTTCGACTCGATGTACGGCGAGACGGAGGAGCTGTGGTTCGTCAATAACGACTACGGAGGCTCCTACTGGGACAAGGAGAACCCCACGGCGATGCGCTCCTACGCCAACTCGCCCCACAAGTTCGCCGACCGTTGGGACACGCCCATCCTCATCATCACCGGCGAGCGCGACTACCGCATACCCTACACGCAGTCGCTCGAAGCCTTCACGGCCGCCCGCGTGCGGGGCATCCCGGCACGGCTGGTCGAGTTCCAGGACGAGGCGCACCAGGTGTTCAAGCCCCAAAATTCGCTGGTCTGGAACCGCGAGTTCTTCGGCTGGCTCGACAAATACGTGAAGTGA
- a CDS encoding LytR/AlgR family response regulator transcription factor, with protein MKRLFPICWWPGAVGFLALLFVSLGHPAPRAVALAVLFLPGMLCARYFLPQLAPGRDREHILHAVCLALAVLCTQYLSLLLGLALVLDASPDEVPPLLLNPFFLLLVLSALVTPGMAIEKYLERRQPYDTTIRFVSERRKVALDPGEIRYVESNDSEVRIHTVSGEIYRTKTRISQWEAQLDGRFLRIHRSYIVNTERIDRYLPSYVLIGDERIDISRKYKEEVRRRLGDA; from the coding sequence ATGAAACGCCTCTTCCCGATCTGCTGGTGGCCCGGCGCCGTCGGCTTCCTCGCCCTGCTGTTCGTCAGCCTGGGCCACCCCGCTCCGCGGGCGGTCGCCCTCGCCGTGCTCTTTCTGCCCGGCATGCTCTGCGCCCGCTATTTCCTGCCGCAACTCGCACCCGGCAGAGACCGGGAGCACATCCTCCATGCCGTCTGCCTCGCGCTGGCCGTTCTCTGCACCCAATACCTCTCGCTGCTGCTCGGACTGGCCCTCGTGCTCGACGCCTCCCCGGACGAGGTTCCCCCGCTGCTGCTGAACCCCTTCTTCCTGCTGCTGGTCCTCTCGGCCCTCGTCACACCCGGAATGGCCATCGAGAAATACCTGGAACGCCGGCAGCCCTACGACACGACGATCCGCTTCGTCTCCGAGCGGCGGAAGGTCGCGCTCGATCCCGGCGAAATCCGTTACGTGGAGTCGAACGACAGCGAAGTGCGGATCCACACCGTCTCGGGCGAGATCTACCGCACCAAGACGCGCATTTCGCAGTGGGAGGCGCAGCTCGACGGCCGCTTTCTGCGCATCCACCGCTCCTACATAGTCAATACGGAGCGGATCGACCGCTACCTCCCCTCGTACGTCCTCATCGGCGACGAACGGATCGACATCTCCCGCAAATACAAGGAGGAGGTCCGCCGCCGGCTGGGCGACGCATAG
- a CDS encoding HU family DNA-binding protein, giving the protein MTKADIVSEIAKSTGVEKVQVQAIVEAFMESIKTSLTQKNNVYLRGFGSFIVKKRAKKVARNISKNTTITIPEHNIPAFKPAKSFAEKVK; this is encoded by the coding sequence ATGACAAAGGCAGATATCGTAAGCGAAATCGCGAAGAGCACCGGCGTGGAGAAGGTGCAGGTGCAGGCTATCGTCGAGGCTTTCATGGAGAGCATCAAGACGTCGCTGACCCAGAAGAACAACGTGTATCTCCGCGGCTTCGGCAGTTTCATCGTGAAGAAACGCGCCAAGAAGGTAGCCCGCAACATCTCCAAGAACACGACCATCACTATTCCCGAACATAACATCCCTGCTTTCAAGCCCGCCAAGAGCTTCGCAGAGAAGGTGAAGTAA
- a CDS encoding PCMD domain-containing protein has translation MNTRYLKTLLTAAAALLGSACIENDVPYPVVEISIADIEGEGFTVGATDPANRTITLALDEQTDIRKVRIDKVDYDVTIHSVHADKETFIRQIASSVELVGTHDMRTPLTTTLSLYQDYTWTIRAEQRIALDFRVKGQIKEAEIDTQARTATAFVPDGTDLAAVRIETLKLGPAEVTTYSPTVEELSAAGFAEERKVRVTCHGETEEWTLRVQETDIRMAVQEIDLWNNTATVTAFLTEEEAKKAEVQYRSEGAESWQTARKEGYADGILRAIVEPGWQESQNKNGLTVYTMAPEQGIFAGHTYELRLLVGDEEYGMITQTTAAGHTIPDGDLEDGTLSCFTKDNETEEQVRFWGSGNNLFKPKLCTQGEFGGSKCAYLQASKTLGILASGNFFSGLFHYEGMNGTVKFGQPYAWESRPRAMKVRYYAPTIGTVDVAKYQNPGNLEKGDQDMSRIMVAIVDWSDRHEVTSGVGQPSGMWDPEETMRTEEGAIIAYGSKFIDAASTGDAWIDLELPLSFYDTAAKPGGKISIVISCSTSAYGDFMVGCSQNQFYLDDFGWIY, from the coding sequence ATGAATACCCGATACCTGAAAACGCTGCTCACGGCGGCGGCCGCCCTTCTGGGCTCGGCCTGCATCGAGAACGACGTGCCCTATCCCGTCGTCGAAATCAGCATCGCCGACATCGAAGGCGAGGGATTCACGGTCGGCGCGACCGATCCCGCGAACCGCACGATCACCCTCGCCCTCGACGAGCAGACCGATATACGGAAAGTACGCATCGACAAGGTGGACTACGACGTGACGATCCACAGCGTCCATGCCGACAAGGAGACGTTCATCCGCCAGATCGCCAGTTCGGTCGAGCTGGTCGGCACGCACGACATGCGCACGCCGCTCACCACGACTCTCTCGCTCTACCAGGATTACACATGGACCATCCGGGCCGAACAGCGCATCGCGCTCGATTTCCGGGTGAAGGGGCAGATCAAGGAGGCGGAAATCGACACGCAGGCCCGCACCGCGACGGCCTTCGTACCCGACGGCACCGACCTGGCCGCCGTGCGGATCGAAACGCTCAAGCTCGGGCCCGCGGAGGTCACGACCTACTCGCCCACGGTCGAGGAGCTTTCGGCCGCCGGATTCGCCGAGGAGCGGAAGGTGCGCGTCACCTGCCACGGAGAGACGGAAGAGTGGACGCTGCGCGTACAGGAGACCGACATCCGGATGGCCGTGCAGGAGATCGACCTCTGGAACAACACGGCGACCGTCACGGCCTTCCTCACAGAGGAGGAAGCGAAGAAAGCCGAGGTGCAGTACCGGTCCGAAGGCGCCGAAAGCTGGCAGACGGCCCGCAAGGAGGGTTATGCCGACGGCATTCTCCGCGCGATCGTCGAACCCGGATGGCAGGAGTCGCAGAACAAGAACGGACTGACCGTTTACACGATGGCTCCGGAACAGGGCATCTTCGCCGGCCACACCTACGAGCTGCGCCTGCTGGTCGGCGACGAGGAATACGGCATGATAACGCAGACGACAGCGGCCGGCCACACGATTCCCGACGGCGACCTGGAGGACGGCACGCTGAGCTGTTTCACGAAAGACAACGAGACCGAGGAGCAGGTGCGCTTCTGGGGCAGCGGCAACAATCTCTTCAAGCCCAAACTGTGCACGCAGGGCGAGTTCGGCGGTTCGAAATGCGCATACCTGCAAGCTTCGAAGACGCTGGGCATCCTCGCCTCGGGCAACTTCTTCTCGGGTCTGTTCCACTACGAGGGCATGAACGGCACCGTCAAGTTCGGACAGCCCTACGCCTGGGAGTCGCGGCCGCGTGCGATGAAGGTCCGCTATTACGCCCCGACGATCGGAACGGTGGACGTCGCCAAGTATCAAAACCCGGGAAATCTCGAAAAGGGAGATCAGGACATGTCGCGTATCATGGTAGCCATCGTCGATTGGAGCGACCGGCACGAAGTGACCTCCGGAGTGGGCCAACCCTCCGGCATGTGGGACCCCGAAGAGACGATGCGGACCGAAGAGGGAGCCATCATCGCCTACGGTTCGAAATTCATCGACGCGGCCTCCACCGGCGACGCGTGGATCGACCTCGAACTGCCGCTGTCGTTCTACGACACGGCGGCGAAACCGGGCGGCAAGATCTCGATCGTGATCTCCTGCTCGACGAGCGCCTACGGAGACTTCATGGTCGGCTGCTCGCAGAATCAGTTCTATCTCGACGACTTCGGATGGATCTACTGA
- a CDS encoding NUDIX hydrolase, which yields MNPTVYFADKTLRFVSSASDAEGFPVAAECGPNRDKILKILETHNSVSVVAADPGAAFGAFAAGFVPVEAAGGVVVNDRGEWLMIRRNGRWDLPKGHLEAGESLAACAEREIAEETGIAARVERPLCETLHAYWFAKTARWELKRTHWFRLRPAGAGTPAPQTEEGIERVSWCAPAEREEHLRDAFPTIRRVAAAMEK from the coding sequence ATGAATCCTACCGTTTATTTCGCCGATAAGACCCTCCGGTTCGTCTCCTCCGCATCCGATGCGGAGGGGTTTCCCGTAGCCGCGGAGTGCGGCCCGAACCGCGACAAGATACTCAAAATTCTCGAAACGCACAACTCCGTTTCGGTCGTCGCGGCCGATCCCGGGGCCGCCTTCGGGGCTTTCGCCGCCGGATTCGTCCCGGTCGAGGCGGCCGGGGGCGTGGTGGTGAACGACCGCGGGGAGTGGCTGATGATCCGCCGCAACGGCCGCTGGGACCTGCCCAAGGGACACCTCGAGGCGGGCGAGAGCCTCGCCGCCTGCGCCGAGCGCGAGATCGCCGAGGAGACGGGCATCGCCGCGCGGGTCGAACGGCCCTTGTGCGAGACGCTGCACGCCTACTGGTTCGCGAAGACCGCGCGCTGGGAGCTCAAGCGCACGCACTGGTTCCGGCTGCGTCCGGCGGGAGCCGGCACTCCGGCGCCCCAGACCGAGGAGGGGATCGAAAGGGTGTCGTGGTGCGCTCCCGCCGAGCGCGAGGAGCATCTGCGCGACGCCTTCCCGACGATCCGTCGTGTGGCCGCGGCGATGGAGAAGTAG
- the tsaE gene encoding tRNA (adenosine(37)-N6)-threonylcarbamoyltransferase complex ATPase subunit type 1 TsaE — MRTIHITSQDELPDVARAVIRSLGRRTVVAFRGGMGAGKTTLIREIVAALGSADTVTSPTFAIVNQYKAGKERIHHFDFYRIDDQREAYDFGYEEYFYSGDLCLVEWPEKIEQLLPENTMNVRITADSDTARTFEID; from the coding sequence ATGAGAACCATACACATCACATCGCAGGACGAACTGCCCGACGTGGCGCGGGCCGTCATCCGCTCGCTGGGGCGCCGCACGGTGGTCGCCTTCCGCGGCGGCATGGGGGCGGGCAAGACGACGCTCATCCGCGAGATCGTCGCCGCGCTGGGATCGGCGGACACCGTGACCAGCCCCACGTTCGCCATCGTCAACCAATACAAGGCCGGCAAAGAGCGTATCCACCACTTCGATTTCTACCGCATCGACGACCAGCGCGAGGCCTACGACTTCGGCTACGAGGAGTACTTCTACTCGGGCGACCTCTGCCTGGTGGAGTGGCCCGAGAAGATCGAACAGCTGCTCCCGGAGAACACGATGAACGTGCGCATCACCGCCGACAGCGACACGGCCCGCACGTTCGAGATCGACTGA
- a CDS encoding polyketide cyclase — translation MQEYISQQHRVLLPAEQIYAVISRFDNLTPALADRVEEWQADEERCSFKAKGFTVKLRMEERIEPKHVKIVGDEGGVPMDFAFWIQLHKVSEYDTRLRLVLHIELNMMMKMMIGGKLQKAVDQIAEGIANALNGVRPA, via the coding sequence ATGCAGGAATACATCTCGCAACAACATCGGGTTCTGCTTCCCGCAGAACAGATCTACGCTGTAATCAGCCGTTTCGACAACCTGACGCCCGCCCTGGCCGACCGCGTCGAGGAGTGGCAGGCCGACGAGGAGCGCTGCTCGTTCAAGGCCAAAGGGTTCACCGTGAAGCTCCGTATGGAGGAGCGCATCGAGCCCAAACACGTGAAGATCGTGGGCGACGAGGGGGGCGTACCGATGGATTTCGCCTTCTGGATCCAGTTGCACAAGGTCTCGGAATACGACACCCGCCTGCGGCTGGTGCTGCACATCGAGCTGAACATGATGATGAAAATGATGATCGGCGGCAAACTGCAGAAAGCCGTGGATCAGATCGCCGAGGGGATCGCCAACGCCCTCAACGGCGTCCGGCCGGCCTGA
- the porX gene encoding T9SS response regulator signal transducer PorX, which produces MVKILWVDDEVELLKPHVLFLTQKGYEVDTCNNGYDAIDMASEGAYDLIILDEMMPGMTGLETLPKIKEVRPTTPVIMVTKSEEENIMDKAVGSKIADYLIKPVNPNQVLLSIKKNVHQQQLVTEQTTADYRSEFGRITSSLQLAETFQDWCSIYRRLTGWEIELSESSDRSIREVLSYQSVEANQEFCKFVRRNYYNWINRRTEDTPTMSHTLMRTKIFPVADENPKTTLLLIDNFRYDQWRSISSLLRGYYDVVQDDFYCAILPTATQYARNAVFAGLMPLAIDKLMPQKWLNDNEEGGKNQYEEEFLRRLMQQNGKQWRFSFDKLVRPEQGRKLVDNIQKVYDADFSVIVYNFLDILSHARTETDIIRELTEDDAAFRSLTRSWFEHSDLYTILKLLSERGHTVVITSDHGTVRVDNPVKVTGDRETSANLRYKTGRNLAYNSREVYEVLNPKDIQLPSSNLTSSYIFAYNSDFLIYNNDANRHIRYYRNTFQHGGISMQEMIVPYIVLKPKQ; this is translated from the coding sequence ATGGTCAAAATACTCTGGGTGGACGACGAAGTGGAACTGCTGAAACCGCACGTGCTGTTTCTCACGCAGAAAGGCTACGAGGTGGACACCTGCAACAACGGATACGACGCGATAGACATGGCCTCCGAAGGGGCCTACGACCTGATTATCCTCGACGAGATGATGCCCGGTATGACCGGACTCGAAACCCTGCCCAAGATCAAGGAGGTGCGCCCGACGACACCCGTCATCATGGTCACCAAGAGCGAGGAGGAGAACATCATGGACAAGGCCGTGGGATCGAAGATCGCCGACTACCTCATCAAGCCCGTGAATCCCAATCAGGTGCTGCTCTCGATCAAGAAGAACGTCCACCAGCAGCAGCTCGTCACCGAGCAGACCACGGCCGACTACCGCTCGGAGTTCGGGCGCATCACCTCGTCGCTCCAGTTGGCCGAGACGTTCCAGGACTGGTGTTCGATCTACCGCCGGCTCACCGGCTGGGAGATCGAGCTTTCGGAATCCTCGGACCGGAGCATCCGCGAGGTGCTCTCCTACCAGAGCGTCGAGGCCAACCAGGAGTTCTGCAAATTCGTCCGCCGCAACTACTACAACTGGATCAACCGCCGCACGGAGGACACGCCCACGATGTCGCATACGCTCATGCGGACGAAAATCTTCCCCGTGGCCGACGAGAATCCCAAGACGACGCTGCTGCTGATCGACAACTTCCGCTACGACCAGTGGCGTTCGATCTCCTCGCTGCTGCGCGGCTACTACGACGTGGTGCAGGACGATTTCTACTGCGCCATCCTTCCCACGGCCACGCAATACGCCCGCAACGCCGTCTTCGCCGGGCTGATGCCGCTGGCCATCGACAAGCTGATGCCCCAGAAGTGGCTCAACGACAACGAGGAGGGCGGCAAGAACCAGTACGAGGAGGAGTTCCTCCGGCGCCTGATGCAGCAGAACGGCAAACAGTGGCGTTTCTCGTTCGACAAGCTCGTGCGCCCGGAACAGGGCCGCAAGCTGGTGGACAACATCCAGAAGGTTTACGACGCCGACTTCTCGGTGATCGTTTACAACTTCCTCGACATCCTCTCCCACGCGCGGACCGAGACGGACATCATCCGCGAGCTCACGGAGGACGACGCGGCGTTCCGCTCGCTGACCCGCTCGTGGTTCGAGCACTCGGACCTCTACACCATCCTCAAACTGCTCTCCGAGCGGGGGCACACGGTGGTCATCACCTCGGACCACGGCACGGTCCGCGTGGACAACCCCGTGAAGGTCACCGGCGACCGCGAGACTTCGGCCAACCTGCGCTACAAGACGGGACGCAACCTGGCCTACAATTCGCGCGAGGTGTACGAGGTGCTCAACCCGAAGGACATCCAGCTGCCGTCGAGCAACCTCACTTCGAGCTACATCTTCGCCTACAACTCGGATTTCCTGATCTACAACAACGACGCCAACCGGCATATCCGCTACTACCGCAACACGTTCCAGCACGGCGGCATTTCCATGCAGGAGATGATCGTGCCCTACATCGTACTGAAACCCAAACAATAG
- a CDS encoding transglycosylase SLT domain-containing protein, which produces MLKKTVLTFAFLTVLTTFYGFNARFGSPVTDEELRSETATGLSPTDALLEERTCVISAYDNLIRDISEPEGNDWRLLSAIAYHESRFTPDVTSRRGAKGLMQIMPSVARQFDIPIEEVADPATNVWLANKLLSKIEATLRLPEGISEKDRMGILLACYNGGIGHVTDARRLARLHGEDPNSWEVVARYLTLKARPEYYESEAVRYGRFTGGRQTLAYVEDVIGRYDTYCRIARR; this is translated from the coding sequence ATGTTAAAAAAGACTGTTTTAACATTTGCGTTCCTGACTGTTTTGACGACATTTTACGGTTTCAACGCCCGCTTCGGCTCCCCCGTGACGGATGAGGAGCTGCGGAGCGAAACCGCGACGGGGCTCTCTCCGACGGACGCCCTGCTCGAGGAGAGGACCTGCGTGATTTCGGCCTACGACAACCTGATCCGCGACATCAGCGAGCCGGAAGGCAACGACTGGCGGCTGCTGTCGGCCATCGCCTACCACGAGTCGCGGTTCACGCCCGACGTCACGTCGCGCCGCGGGGCGAAGGGCCTCATGCAGATCATGCCTTCGGTGGCGCGTCAGTTCGACATTCCGATCGAGGAGGTGGCCGATCCCGCCACCAACGTGTGGCTGGCGAACAAGCTGCTCTCGAAGATCGAGGCGACGCTCCGCCTTCCGGAAGGTATTTCCGAGAAGGATCGGATGGGTATTCTTCTGGCCTGCTACAACGGCGGCATCGGCCATGTGACCGATGCCCGGCGGCTGGCCCGGCTCCACGGCGAAGACCCGAATTCGTGGGAAGTGGTGGCGCGCTATCTCACGCTGAAGGCCCGGCCCGAATACTACGAGAGCGAGGCGGTCCGTTACGGCCGCTTCACCGGAGGCCGGCAGACGCTCGCCTATGTGGAGGACGTCATCGGACGCTATGATACATACTGCCGCATCGCCCGGAGGTGA
- a CDS encoding Rne/Rng family ribonuclease, whose protein sequence is MNRELIVSVTPAEISIALCEDKVLVELNKEQCQTGFSVGDIYLGKVRKIMPGLNAAFVNIGHEKDAFIHYLDLGGQFRSLQKLVASQQPGKRGLRVESMKLEAPVEKEGKIGDYLQVGQQIMVQVAKEAISTKGPRLTADISLAGRNVVLVPFSSKVFLSQKIRSAEEKKRLKRIAAAVLPKNFGVIIRTAAMEARDEDIEHDIQTQIDRWRKTVAAIRKHTAPDQLMSEMNRANTIIRDSLNGSFSQIAVDDEAMYNEIRNYIKQIDPEKVKIVKLYKGKVPIFDNFDISKQIKSLFAKYVSLRRGAYLIIEHTEAMNVIDVNSGNRTKAEDNQEQTAMDVNLAAAKEIARQLRLRDLGGIVIIDFIDLHKAQNKQALYDEMVKLMATDKAKHTVLPLTKFGLMQITRQRVRPVAVESVSDVCPTCNGTGKIEPTVLLDKKIENQISFLTQDRGHKFIKLVVSPYVAAFLRKGLISLRRRWEWKYKVRIEIAEDQSTGIVEVHYHDKNDNDLINK, encoded by the coding sequence ATGAACAGAGAGTTAATCGTTAGCGTCACCCCGGCCGAGATCTCCATCGCCCTGTGCGAGGACAAGGTGCTCGTCGAGCTCAACAAGGAGCAGTGTCAGACGGGGTTTTCCGTGGGGGACATCTACCTCGGGAAGGTGCGTAAGATCATGCCGGGGCTCAACGCGGCATTCGTCAATATAGGGCACGAGAAGGACGCCTTCATCCACTACCTCGACCTGGGCGGACAGTTCCGCTCGTTGCAGAAGCTCGTCGCCTCGCAGCAGCCCGGCAAGCGGGGCCTGCGCGTCGAGAGCATGAAGCTCGAGGCGCCGGTGGAGAAGGAGGGCAAGATCGGCGACTACCTCCAGGTGGGGCAGCAGATCATGGTGCAGGTGGCCAAGGAGGCCATTTCAACCAAGGGACCGCGCCTGACGGCCGACATTTCGCTCGCCGGCCGCAACGTGGTGCTGGTCCCCTTCTCGTCGAAGGTCTTCCTTTCGCAGAAGATCCGTTCGGCGGAGGAGAAGAAGCGCCTCAAGCGCATCGCGGCGGCGGTGCTTCCGAAGAATTTCGGCGTCATCATCCGCACGGCCGCCATGGAGGCCCGGGACGAGGACATCGAGCACGACATCCAGACGCAGATCGACCGCTGGCGCAAGACCGTGGCGGCCATCCGCAAGCATACGGCCCCCGACCAGCTGATGAGCGAGATGAACCGCGCCAACACGATCATCCGCGACTCGCTCAACGGCTCCTTCTCGCAGATCGCCGTGGACGACGAGGCCATGTACAACGAGATCCGCAACTACATCAAGCAGATCGACCCCGAGAAGGTGAAGATCGTCAAGCTCTACAAGGGCAAGGTCCCCATTTTCGACAACTTCGACATCTCGAAGCAGATCAAGTCGCTCTTCGCCAAGTACGTCTCGCTCCGGCGCGGCGCCTACCTCATCATCGAGCATACGGAGGCCATGAACGTCATCGACGTCAATTCGGGCAACCGCACCAAGGCCGAGGACAACCAGGAGCAGACCGCGATGGACGTGAACCTGGCCGCGGCGAAGGAGATCGCCCGGCAACTGCGGCTGCGCGACCTGGGCGGCATCGTCATCATCGACTTCATCGACCTGCACAAGGCGCAGAACAAACAGGCGCTCTACGACGAGATGGTGAAGCTGATGGCCACCGACAAGGCCAAGCACACCGTGCTGCCGCTCACGAAGTTCGGACTGATGCAGATCACGCGCCAGCGGGTGCGCCCCGTGGCCGTGGAGAGCGTTTCGGACGTCTGCCCGACGTGCAACGGCACGGGCAAGATCGAGCCGACGGTGCTGCTCGACAAGAAGATCGAGAATCAGATTTCGTTTCTCACGCAGGACCGCGGCCACAAGTTCATCAAGCTGGTGGTCAGCCCCTATGTGGCGGCTTTCCTCAGGAAGGGCCTGATTTCGCTGCGCCGCCGCTGGGAGTGGAAATACAAGGTGCGGATCGAGATCGCCGAGGACCAGAGCACCGGCATCGTCGAGGTGCATTACCACGATAAGAATGATAACGATTTGATAAACAAATAA